Within the Zerene cesonia ecotype Mississippi chromosome 10, Zerene_cesonia_1.1, whole genome shotgun sequence genome, the region TAAACTCTATGGCAGATACAAATTTTCTATAGGCAAAGGTACTTATTCCAAATACATTCATCGAATTGACACTGACAAGTGACAACGACAAATTAGCTTTACCTATTGTAAACAGCTGATTGTGAAAAATCatgtttgcattttaatttttttaaatttgaaatatgcaTACAAATGATGCTTTGCCTATAGTTTTAATAAGCGCAAAAAATATTGCGTCTGTCCATAAAGTAGTATCTGGTAAGATTTATCTTGAAATGGTGATTTAAGAAATTATCAGTATTCACTTATTTCTCTACTAATTCCTTAACTTTATTAGCACTTATCGAGAACGAAGTATGTTCAAGCGCTAACAGTCTGAACGGCGAGGAGTGGATGTGGCATATAGTGAATAAATACTATCGTGCGGATGTAAGAGTTCTACCGTTTGTGGACGGTGAGACGCCCTCTACACATCTTTCTGATCTCGTCGAAGCTcatgtcatttatttaaatgatgacGAGGTATGCTCATCCCGCTATATTCTATGCTGTTATTTGAAATCATTATGTGATTTAACATACCGTTACAGTCATActtgtttttcaaattttcagaATGAGGAGTGCGCAgaatatagatttattcatGTGGGAGATCATTCACGAGTATCCCAAGTCCGACTCGTGCTATCGGAAAAGCCAGAGAGTCCCGCACTCGCGGCGTGGGCCACGCGTCGCCGCTACGAACTAGTTCCCCTGCAGATGCATTCCGATTCAGAAGATGAGAACGATGACGACATACGGGGTATACCGCGCGCCCGCGCTGCGATACACGCCCACACCTGGCGAGGTCTAGTTCGCTTGGATAAACCCAATGCCCCTCTGCCTGCAACTGGTCAgagtgataatattaaatcaattataatcaTTGGCATATACTGAAGTAAATAAGTGAATAGGACAATGTGTTTCACTTTCAGAAGATACATTGGAGTCAGACGGCGAGAGCTGCGACTCGTGGGGCTCGTGGCAGGGCGAGGGCGCTGGTGAGAGCCCGGGCGGGGACGCGGCGCAGGGCGCGGGCGCGGAGGTGTTCGCAAGCATGCTGAGCACGCTGGCGGCGGAGCGCGCGGCGCTGGCGGCG harbors:
- the LOC119829416 gene encoding uncharacterized protein LOC119829416; translation: MHTNDALPIVLISAKNIASVHKVVSALIENEVCSSANSLNGEEWMWHIVNKYYRADVRVLPFVDGETPSTHLSDLVEAHVIYLNDDENEECAEYRFIHVGDHSRVSQVRLVLSEKPESPALAAWATRRRYELVPLQMHSDSEDENDDDIRGIPRARAAIHAHTWRGLVRLDKPNAPLPATEDTLESDGESCDSWGSWQGEGAGESPGGDAAQGAGAEVFASMLSTLAAERAALAALADSERRRRAEALLCAFTAALAPPRRN